Proteins encoded together in one Deinococcus hopiensis KR-140 window:
- a CDS encoding acetate kinase, translating into MKTLVVNCGSSSMKFALLDPASGAVALSGLAERLGGAGASVRVDREDGRVTVPLPNGSYPEAFGVLLAELDRLNARAEVQAVGHRVVHGGEQFSAASLLSPEVLKAIQACVPLAPLHNPANLEGIAAAQAAFCDVPHVAVFDTAFHQTMPEVAYRYAVPEAWYREHGVRRYGFHGTSHAYVAGEAARVLGQPLEELNLVTAHLGNGCSVAAIAGGRSVDTSMGLTPLEGLVMGTRSGDVDPGLHDYLAREAGLSLTELTAALNRESGLKGLSGLTNDMRELEEAAGQGHAGARLAVQVFVYRLAKLIAGMAVALGRLDGLVFTGGIGENSAAVRSATLARLAVLGFTVDDGANAAAVRGQSGVISASGSVSTLVVNTNEEWMIARETAELVARGL; encoded by the coding sequence ATGAAGACGCTGGTGGTGAATTGCGGATCGAGCAGCATGAAGTTCGCGCTGTTGGACCCGGCCTCAGGTGCTGTGGCCCTCTCTGGACTGGCCGAGCGGCTGGGCGGGGCGGGGGCCTCGGTACGGGTGGACCGGGAGGACGGGCGCGTCACCGTGCCCCTGCCAAACGGCAGTTATCCGGAAGCGTTTGGCGTGCTGCTCGCGGAACTCGACCGCCTGAACGCCCGCGCCGAGGTGCAGGCTGTCGGGCACCGCGTCGTCCACGGCGGGGAGCAATTCAGCGCCGCGTCCCTCCTGAGCCCTGAGGTGCTGAAAGCCATTCAGGCGTGCGTGCCCCTCGCCCCGCTGCACAATCCGGCGAACCTGGAGGGAATCGCGGCGGCGCAGGCGGCCTTCTGTGACGTGCCTCACGTCGCCGTGTTCGACACCGCCTTCCACCAGACCATGCCGGAGGTGGCCTACCGCTACGCCGTGCCCGAGGCGTGGTACAGGGAGCACGGCGTGCGGCGCTACGGCTTTCACGGCACCAGCCACGCGTACGTCGCGGGTGAGGCGGCGCGGGTGCTGGGCCAACCACTGGAGGAACTGAACCTCGTCACCGCCCACTTGGGCAATGGGTGCAGCGTGGCCGCGATAGCGGGAGGCCGCAGCGTGGACACCAGCATGGGTCTGACCCCGCTGGAGGGCCTCGTCATGGGAACCCGCAGCGGCGACGTGGACCCCGGCCTGCACGACTACCTCGCGCGGGAAGCGGGCCTGAGCCTCACCGAATTGACGGCGGCGCTGAACAGGGAAAGCGGGTTGAAAGGGCTGTCGGGCCTGACCAACGACATGCGCGAGTTGGAGGAAGCCGCCGGGCAGGGTCACGCGGGCGCACGCCTCGCGGTGCAGGTCTTTGTCTACCGTCTCGCCAAGCTGATCGCCGGTATGGCCGTGGCGCTGGGGCGGCTGGACGGCCTCGTCTTTACCGGCGGCATCGGTGAGAACAGCGCCGCCGTCCGTTCGGCCACCCTCGCGCGGCTGGCGGTGCTGGGCTTCACGGTAGACGATGGGGCGAACGCAGCGGCGGTGCGCGGGCAGAGCGGCGTGATCTCCGCATCTGGCAGCGTGTCCACACTCGTGGTGAACACGAACGAGGAATGGATGATCGCGCGGGAGACGGCGGAGCTCGTCGCGCGTGGCCTGTAG
- the pta gene encoding phosphate acetyltransferase, protein MKTLFVAPTRNGVGLSSTALGLLRALERRGLKVAFLKPIAQTHEAAPDDSVHFARTLAHAVTPDPIPLAHAEEQLSLGQEEDLMEGVIALARQAVGGVTGGADVLVAEGLALNERNTYAGTLNASLARNLEADVVLVSSLAGVTPGALADELEIAAQGYRRSDGSGLAGYVLNFAPRELDFGGLLAELRGRSRVLASGELPLLGVVAQTEALSAPRTVDVARHLGATLVNGGEATFRRVTSTVITARSVPKMADLFTSGALVVTPGDREDVVMAAALSHLSGVPLAGLMFTSGSAPEPAIERLCRAALTSSLPVLRVDTNSYNTASRLSRMDPRVPHDDLERMERTLDFIADRLDTVPLGTRLSTPQPEGERRLPPSAFRYELIQRARAANKRIVLPEGDEPRTVKAAIRCVEKGIARPLLLAHPDKVRQVAEGQGLTLPQGLEVLDPESIRANYVAPMVELRRSKGLTAPQAEAQLEDTVVLGTMMLALGEVDGLVSGAVHTTANTVRPALQLIKTAPGAALVSSVFFMLMPEQVLVYGDAAINPNPGAEELADIAIQSADSAQAFGITPRVAMLSYSTGESGAGEDVEKVKAATQLVRERRPDIQVDGPLQYDAASVLSVGRQKAPNSPVAGRATVFIFPDLNTGNTTYKAVQRAAGVVAIGPMLQGLRKPVNDLSRGALVDDIVYTVALTAIQAGQGQGGV, encoded by the coding sequence ATGAAAACCCTCTTTGTCGCGCCCACCCGCAACGGTGTTGGCCTGTCGAGCACCGCCCTGGGCCTGCTGCGCGCGTTGGAGCGCCGGGGCCTGAAGGTGGCCTTTCTCAAGCCCATCGCCCAGACACACGAGGCGGCCCCCGACGACTCGGTGCATTTCGCCCGCACGCTGGCCCACGCCGTGACGCCCGATCCCATCCCGCTCGCGCACGCCGAGGAGCAGCTCAGCCTCGGCCAGGAAGAGGACCTGATGGAAGGCGTGATTGCCCTGGCGCGGCAGGCGGTCGGCGGCGTGACGGGCGGAGCAGACGTGCTTGTGGCCGAGGGCCTGGCCCTCAACGAGCGCAACACCTACGCGGGCACCCTGAACGCCAGCCTCGCGCGCAACCTGGAAGCGGACGTGGTGCTGGTGTCCAGCCTCGCGGGCGTGACACCCGGGGCGCTCGCCGATGAACTGGAGATTGCGGCGCAGGGCTATCGCCGCAGCGACGGCTCGGGGCTGGCCGGGTACGTGCTGAACTTCGCCCCACGCGAACTGGATTTTGGCGGTCTGCTGGCCGAGCTGCGGGGGCGCAGCCGGGTGCTGGCGAGCGGCGAGTTGCCCCTGCTGGGCGTCGTGGCGCAGACCGAAGCCCTCAGTGCCCCGCGCACCGTGGACGTGGCCCGGCACCTGGGCGCGACGCTGGTGAACGGGGGCGAGGCCACCTTTCGCCGCGTCACGAGCACCGTGATCACCGCCCGCAGCGTGCCCAAGATGGCGGACCTCTTTACCTCAGGCGCACTCGTGGTCACGCCCGGGGACCGCGAGGACGTGGTGATGGCGGCGGCCCTCTCGCACCTCAGCGGGGTGCCGCTCGCGGGGCTGATGTTCACATCGGGCAGCGCCCCCGAACCCGCCATCGAGCGGCTGTGCCGGGCGGCGCTGACCTCCTCGCTGCCCGTGCTGCGGGTGGACACCAATTCGTACAACACGGCCTCGCGCTTATCGCGCATGGACCCCCGCGTGCCGCACGACGACCTCGAACGCATGGAGCGAACGCTGGACTTTATCGCGGACCGCCTGGACACCGTGCCGCTCGGCACCCGCTTGAGCACCCCGCAGCCGGAAGGCGAGCGCCGACTGCCCCCCAGCGCCTTCCGCTACGAGCTGATTCAGCGGGCGCGGGCGGCAAACAAGCGCATCGTGCTGCCCGAGGGCGACGAGCCGCGCACGGTAAAGGCCGCCATCCGCTGTGTCGAAAAGGGCATCGCGCGGCCGCTGCTGCTCGCCCACCCGGACAAGGTGCGGCAGGTGGCCGAAGGCCAGGGCCTCACGCTGCCGCAAGGGCTGGAGGTGCTGGACCCCGAAAGCATTCGTGCCAATTACGTCGCCCCGATGGTGGAACTCCGGAGGAGCAAGGGCCTGACCGCTCCGCAGGCGGAGGCGCAACTCGAAGACACGGTGGTGCTGGGCACAATGATGCTCGCGCTCGGCGAGGTGGACGGGCTGGTGTCGGGGGCCGTCCACACGACCGCCAACACGGTGCGCCCGGCCCTGCAACTCATCAAGACCGCGCCCGGCGCTGCCCTGGTGAGTTCGGTCTTCTTTATGCTGATGCCCGAACAGGTGCTCGTGTACGGCGACGCGGCGATCAATCCCAACCCCGGCGCGGAGGAACTGGCCGACATCGCCATCCAGTCCGCGGACTCCGCGCAGGCCTTTGGGATCACACCCCGGGTGGCGATGCTGAGTTACTCGACGGGCGAGAGCGGCGCGGGCGAAGACGTGGAAAAGGTGAAGGCCGCCACCCAACTCGTCCGCGAACGCCGCCCCGACATTCAGGTGGACGGTCCCCTCCAGTACGACGCCGCGAGCGTCTTGAGCGTGGGCCGCCAGAAGGCGCCGAACAGCCCCGTGGCGGGCCGGGCCACCGTGTTTATCTTCCCGGACCTCAACACGGGCAACACCACCTACAAGGCCGTGCAGCGCGCGGCGGGTGTGGTGGCGATTGGGCCGATGCTCCAGGGACTGCGCAAGCCGGTAAACGACCTCTCGCGGGGAGCGTTGGTGGACGACATCGTGTATACGGTTGCGCTCACGGCAATTCAGGCGGGGCAGGGGCAGGGGGGAGTGTAG
- a CDS encoding SAM-dependent methyltransferase, which produces MSSSLRRSRAALWTAGAAAAALAVRQVAQTPPTPEELRAAALRLLIAVLPGARAFDVELWDGAVLPATAQPATARLVLRSEHALGRMLRLPADLAFGEAYLRGDFEIEGDIGTVAGIPDAFDAQFTPATTARVLRDVATLRRGAGPTPPPTTARLEGEVHSRERDRQAITYHYDVSNDFYKLWLDRRMVYSCAYFPTGTETLDEAQEAKLEYICRKLRLQPGERLLDIGSGWGGLAIYAAQQYGVQVLGVTLSEAQLHEARQRVEAAGVSHLVTLELRDYRDVLGSGHGQFDKIASIGMAEHVGRRNMPTYFRAAYDALKPGGLMLNHAISGGIEQAKVPYLLQSGNFARKYVFPDGELLPIWETLKHGAEAKFEVRDVENLREHYAQTTACWSRNLEAHREEALAALGEERFRLWRIYLGACAYYFAAGHLSIYQSLLAKPRVDRSVALPPSRADLYR; this is translated from the coding sequence ATGTCCTCCTCGCTCCGCCGTTCTCGCGCCGCCCTCTGGACCGCCGGAGCCGCCGCTGCCGCCCTCGCTGTGCGGCAGGTGGCCCAGACGCCGCCCACCCCGGAAGAGCTGCGTGCGGCGGCCCTGCGCCTGCTGATTGCCGTGTTGCCCGGCGCGCGGGCCTTCGACGTGGAGCTGTGGGACGGCGCCGTGCTGCCCGCCACCGCACAGCCGGCCACTGCCCGGCTGGTCTTGCGCAGTGAACACGCGCTGGGCCGAATGCTGCGCCTGCCCGCCGATCTGGCCTTCGGGGAGGCGTACCTGCGGGGCGACTTCGAGATTGAGGGCGACATCGGAACCGTGGCGGGTATTCCCGACGCCTTCGACGCGCAATTCACCCCGGCCACCACTGCCCGCGTGCTGAGAGACGTCGCGACGCTGCGCCGGGGCGCGGGACCGACGCCGCCCCCCACGACTGCCCGCCTGGAGGGCGAGGTCCACAGCCGCGAACGCGACAGGCAGGCCATCACCTACCACTACGACGTGTCCAACGACTTTTACAAGCTCTGGCTGGACCGCCGCATGGTGTATTCCTGCGCCTACTTCCCCACAGGCACCGAGACGCTGGATGAGGCCCAGGAAGCCAAGCTGGAGTACATCTGCCGCAAGCTGCGCCTTCAGCCCGGCGAGCGTCTGCTGGACATCGGCTCCGGCTGGGGTGGACTCGCCATCTACGCCGCGCAGCAGTACGGGGTGCAGGTGCTGGGCGTGACCCTCTCGGAAGCGCAGCTGCACGAGGCCCGGCAGCGGGTGGAGGCGGCGGGCGTCTCACATCTCGTTACCCTGGAGCTGCGCGATTACCGCGACGTGCTGGGCAGCGGACACGGGCAGTTCGACAAGATCGCGTCCATCGGCATGGCCGAACATGTGGGGCGCCGCAACATGCCCACCTATTTCCGCGCCGCCTACGACGCGCTGAAGCCCGGCGGCCTGATGCTCAACCACGCCATTTCCGGCGGCATCGAGCAGGCGAAAGTTCCCTACCTGCTGCAATCGGGCAATTTCGCACGCAAGTACGTCTTTCCCGACGGCGAGCTGCTGCCCATCTGGGAGACCCTGAAACACGGCGCCGAGGCGAAATTCGAGGTTCGCGACGTGGAAAATCTGCGCGAGCACTACGCGCAGACCACCGCCTGCTGGTCCCGCAATCTGGAAGCGCACCGGGAGGAAGCCCTCGCCGCACTGGGCGAGGAACGTTTCCGGTTGTGGCGCATCTACCTGGGGGCCTGCGCGTACTACTTCGCCGCCGGGCACCTGTCCATCTACCAGAGCCTCCTCGCCAAGCCGAGGGTAGACCGCAGCGTGGCGCTGCCGCCCAGCCGGGCGGATTTGTACCGGTAA
- a CDS encoding LptF/LptG family permease: protein MKRFERYVLGEILPPLAGALSVVIVLLLLALLETVIAPLLAKGANPLLIARLIALNIPEALAQALPIALMFAALLGLSRLAADSEIKAALASGMPASRLFRPVLLLAAGVTLSTFALNELLVTRAKVQVQTVQREIVLDNPRVIGLGEPSANGSGGLVLRDALNRAISVGAALPGGELRELRIVTMQAGQTPREVITARSGRLTPGSNVLELRDGRRVSFQDGRPVTVLTFISGTLPVQDVQASFDSKDAGLKAIYLPLRDLLARTSAYRQQHVRSPADFTALHRKFAEPLAGLALAFFVVSLAVFAFRSGQNLGLVWALLLSFAYYATWSVFRVMGENGAVPGALAAYAPDLIAVLAGAALLWRAGRQ from the coding sequence CTGAAGCGCTTCGAGCGCTACGTTCTGGGCGAGATTTTGCCGCCGCTGGCCGGAGCGCTGTCGGTGGTGATCGTGCTGCTGCTCCTGGCGCTGCTCGAAACCGTGATCGCGCCGCTGCTCGCCAAGGGAGCAAACCCGCTGCTCATCGCGCGGCTGATCGCCCTGAACATCCCCGAGGCGCTCGCGCAGGCGTTGCCCATCGCGCTGATGTTCGCGGCCCTGCTGGGGCTCTCGCGCCTGGCCGCCGATTCGGAAATTAAGGCGGCCCTCGCCAGCGGAATGCCCGCTTCCCGGCTGTTCCGGCCCGTGCTGCTGCTCGCGGCGGGCGTCACGCTGAGCACCTTCGCCCTCAACGAACTGCTTGTCACCCGTGCCAAGGTGCAGGTGCAGACCGTGCAGCGCGAGATCGTGCTTGACAACCCGCGCGTGATCGGCCTCGGCGAGCCCAGCGCGAACGGGTCGGGCGGCCTGGTGCTGCGCGACGCCCTCAACCGGGCGATCAGCGTCGGTGCAGCCCTGCCAGGGGGTGAGCTGCGCGAGCTGCGGATCGTGACCATGCAGGCCGGGCAGACCCCGCGCGAGGTTATTACGGCCCGCAGTGGCCGACTGACGCCCGGTTCCAATGTGCTGGAGTTGCGCGACGGGAGGCGCGTTTCCTTTCAGGACGGGCGTCCCGTCACCGTGCTGACCTTCATTTCAGGCACGCTGCCCGTGCAGGACGTGCAGGCCAGCTTCGACAGCAAGGACGCGGGCCTCAAGGCGATCTACCTGCCGCTGCGGGACCTGCTGGCGCGCACGTCGGCCTACCGCCAGCAGCATGTGCGCTCGCCAGCCGACTTCACGGCCCTGCACCGCAAATTCGCCGAGCCGCTCGCCGGGCTGGCGCTGGCCTTTTTTGTCGTCAGCCTGGCCGTGTTCGCCTTTCGCAGCGGGCAGAACCTCGGACTGGTGTGGGCGCTCCTGCTGAGCTTCGCGTATTACGCCACCTGGAGCGTCTTCCGGGTCATGGGCGAGAACGGCGCGGTGCCCGGAGCGCTCGCGGCCTACGCACCCGATCTGATCGCTGTGCTGGCGGGCGCGGCCCTGCTGTGGCGGGCGGGACGGCAGTGA
- a CDS encoding LptF/LptG family permease — protein sequence MPRVPLTLTRSVLREVLRWYAAGLALFLILQLFDILSGTVGALLNYHATPVQALAVFGSKAPTVLNRALVAAVPFAVLLTLGRMQGDSELKATFASGVRPLSLVWPLALPFVLAGALAYVNAGYVVPAGLASWEPVWHSIFRDAPQVPSQDEYTFSSGEALFYAGRVINNAGGGGAQLQGVLVQRGDEAVTAPSGTWDPRAKTWTLQGAWITRPGQDPHPARGELTFPQPDTLEPPAPRAENVSTPALRARLAEGRGTPEETRADRFELTRRLADPLTPVVFAFAAGVLGLLLRNRAVSFAATVVFIATFYVLWISLPPLARVGALAPALAAWLPNLAFLTVAGVLAWRLR from the coding sequence ATGCCGCGCGTGCCACTCACCCTGACCCGCTCCGTGCTGCGCGAGGTGCTGCGCTGGTACGCGGCGGGGCTCGCCCTGTTTCTGATTTTGCAGCTCTTCGACATTCTCAGCGGCACGGTGGGTGCGCTGCTCAACTATCACGCCACACCGGTACAGGCGCTCGCCGTCTTCGGCAGCAAGGCCCCCACCGTGCTCAACCGGGCCCTGGTGGCGGCGGTGCCCTTTGCGGTTCTCCTGACCCTGGGGCGGATGCAGGGCGACAGCGAACTGAAGGCCACCTTCGCGTCGGGCGTGCGGCCCCTGAGTCTGGTCTGGCCGCTCGCGTTGCCCTTCGTGCTGGCGGGGGCGCTGGCCTATGTGAACGCCGGATACGTCGTTCCAGCGGGTCTGGCGAGCTGGGAGCCGGTCTGGCACAGCATCTTCCGGGACGCGCCGCAGGTGCCCAGCCAGGACGAGTACACCTTCTCCTCCGGTGAAGCCCTCTTTTACGCTGGGCGGGTCATCAACAACGCGGGGGGCGGGGGCGCGCAGCTGCAGGGTGTCCTCGTGCAGCGCGGTGACGAGGCGGTAACGGCCCCGAGCGGCACCTGGGACCCCCGCGCCAAAACCTGGACCCTGCAGGGAGCCTGGATTACCCGGCCCGGACAGGACCCGCATCCCGCACGCGGGGAGCTGACCTTCCCCCAGCCCGACACGCTGGAGCCGCCCGCGCCCAGGGCCGAGAACGTCAGCACCCCCGCCCTGCGCGCCCGGCTGGCCGAGGGGCGGGGCACGCCTGAGGAGACGCGCGCGGACCGCTTCGAGCTCACGCGCCGCCTTGCCGATCCCCTCACGCCCGTCGTGTTTGCCTTTGCCGCTGGGGTACTCGGCCTGCTGCTGCGCAACCGCGCGGTGAGCTTTGCCGCCACCGTCGTCTTTATCGCCACCTTCTACGTGTTGTGGATCAGCCTGCCCCCGCTGGCGCGGGTGGGGGCGCTGGCCCCAGCCCTCGCGGCGTGGCTGCCCAATCTGGCCTTTCTGACGGTGGCGGGCGTGCTGGCATGGAGGCTGCGGTGA
- the ddrC gene encoding DNA damage response protein DdrC, which yields MKTSPITLQFGTQRLPASGDGLLQATTALAALGLPLPAGGASFDWAAFAAEHDLASPERDFGVGPEATLHPTEFARLAFVLNTAEARRWRKRAQTLLARALTGDVRLAAEIAERSADPEARRWLAARLESTDARRTLMGTVARHGGEGQVYGQLGSISNRSVLGTDSATIRRERGVKQTRDGLRSEELLRMAYLDTATARAIEEQGAFGNAAILRLHEDVARRERGLWQKSG from the coding sequence ATGAAGACCTCGCCTATTACCCTTCAATTCGGAACGCAGCGGCTGCCGGCAAGTGGCGATGGGCTGCTGCAAGCCACCACCGCCCTCGCGGCGCTGGGCCTCCCGCTGCCTGCCGGCGGCGCTTCCTTCGACTGGGCCGCCTTTGCCGCCGAGCATGACCTCGCAAGCCCTGAACGCGACTTCGGTGTGGGGCCCGAGGCCACCCTGCATCCCACGGAGTTTGCGCGGCTGGCCTTCGTCCTCAATACCGCCGAAGCCCGGCGCTGGCGCAAACGGGCGCAGACGCTGCTCGCCCGCGCACTGACCGGCGACGTGCGCCTCGCCGCCGAGATCGCCGAGCGCAGCGCGGACCCCGAGGCCCGGCGCTGGCTGGCCGCCCGCCTGGAAAGCACCGACGCCCGCCGCACCCTGATGGGCACCGTCGCCCGCCACGGTGGCGAGGGTCAGGTGTACGGCCAGCTCGGCTCTATCAGCAACCGCTCGGTCCTGGGCACCGACTCGGCCACCATTCGGCGTGAGCGGGGCGTGAAGCAGACCCGCGACGGTCTGCGCAGCGAGGAACTGCTGCGCATGGCCTACCTCGACACCGCCACCGCCCGCGCCATCGAGGAACAGGGCGCGTTCGGCAATGCCGCCATCCTGAGGCTCCACGAGGACGTGGCCCGCCGCGAACGGGGGCTGTGGCAGAAGAGCGGCTGA
- a CDS encoding phytoene desaturase family protein, with protein sequence MTGLSSRRSPRHVTVIGAGFAGLAAALRLVRAGADVTVLDALDRAGGKAALGYSDFSSGPTVVTLPQIFRALHERIDLPLPELEAARPTTTYHALSGRTFAPEALHVAGSLDSTLAQLSRWEARRYRQLLDAARQMYLDAAPTFLFGPPPGRLDLARYALRAGARAAPLSSLGRYVRSGPFLTPFWLRFATYLGADPYRAPAVLHNVAWVELGYGVWHMEGGLGGLAERLRERAETLGVRFEFGTRVEHLMVHGGRVIGAQTDRGAFAADAWVSGADQALTRRWLGLPPDRTGRGVSGFALQLRLAGDRGRAHHIFWPAEYAREWRDIRRGGLPRDPTLYLHLDGNRAFLLVNAPAAPRLPENPEMYGAELLAALQKRFPLDVTEWRPLGPADYARTGVAGALYGQAPHGLLGSLRPGWSLPQARNLAQVGGTVFPGGGVPLSILSGWNGAGSLLRLPYDPLDGLRVPAEGEVWW encoded by the coding sequence ATGACGGGGCTTTCTTCCCGCCGTTCTCCCCGGCATGTGACCGTGATCGGGGCGGGCTTCGCGGGCCTCGCGGCGGCCCTGCGGCTGGTCCGGGCGGGGGCGGACGTGACGGTGCTCGACGCCCTGGACCGGGCCGGAGGCAAAGCTGCGCTGGGGTACAGCGACTTTTCGAGCGGCCCCACGGTCGTCACGCTGCCGCAGATTTTCCGGGCACTGCACGAGCGTATAGACCTGCCCCTCCCCGAGCTGGAGGCTGCGCGCCCCACCACCACCTACCACGCGCTCTCGGGCCGGACCTTCGCCCCAGAGGCGCTGCACGTGGCCGGCAGCCTGGATTCCACCCTCGCGCAACTTTCCAGGTGGGAGGCCCGGCGCTACCGGCAACTGCTGGACGCCGCCCGCCAGATGTACCTGGACGCCGCGCCCACCTTCCTGTTCGGTCCGCCGCCGGGACGACTGGACCTCGCCCGGTACGCACTTCGGGCGGGGGCCCGGGCGGCACCGCTGTCCAGCCTGGGGCGGTACGTGCGCAGCGGCCCTTTTCTGACGCCCTTCTGGCTGCGCTTCGCCACGTACCTGGGGGCCGATCCCTACCGCGCGCCCGCCGTACTGCACAACGTGGCCTGGGTGGAACTGGGTTACGGCGTCTGGCATATGGAGGGCGGCCTGGGCGGGCTCGCCGAGCGCCTGCGCGAACGGGCCGAAACGCTCGGCGTGCGCTTCGAGTTCGGCACGCGGGTGGAGCACCTGATGGTCCACGGGGGACGCGTGATTGGCGCGCAGACGGACCGGGGGGCGTTCGCCGCCGACGCCTGGGTCAGTGGGGCGGACCAGGCCCTGACCCGCCGCTGGCTGGGCCTGCCGCCGGACCGCACTGGGCGCGGCGTCAGCGGCTTTGCCCTGCAACTGCGCCTCGCGGGAGACCGGGGCCGTGCCCACCACATCTTCTGGCCCGCCGAGTATGCCCGCGAGTGGCGGGATATCCGCCGGGGTGGCCTGCCGCGCGATCCCACCCTGTACCTGCACCTGGATGGAAACCGCGCCTTCCTGCTCGTCAACGCGCCCGCCGCTCCCCGGCTGCCGGAGAATCCCGAGATGTACGGCGCGGAACTGCTCGCCGCCCTGCAAAAGCGCTTTCCGCTGGACGTGACCGAGTGGCGGCCCCTCGGTCCCGCAGATTATGCGAGGACCGGCGTGGCGGGAGCCCTCTATGGCCAGGCCCCCCACGGCCTCCTCGGCAGCCTGCGCCCTGGCTGGAGCCTGCCCCAGGCGCGCAACCTGGCGCAGGTGGGCGGCACGGTCTTTCCAGGTGGCGGCGTGCCCCTCTCGATCCTGAGCGGGTGGAATGGAGCGGGTTCGCTGCTGCGCCTGCCCTACGATCCGCTGGATGGGCTGCGGGTCCCGGCCGAGGGTGAGGTGTGGTGGTAG
- a CDS encoding glycosyltransferase yields MRWALSALLTAFFGYKAASLLVNAFAFPRLEAQPTPAGAARVSLLVPARNESHNLPHLLPGLLAQGAGEVIVLDDASTDGTAQVARALGARVRAGRPLPPGWHGKPWACQQLAEAARGEVLIFTDADVRWHPGALGAVLRELERSGADLLSVYPRQQNVRPGERLLTPLVDAVLLTLLPAPLLRLPQRSASAANGQLMAFHRAAYEWVGGHSLVREALLEDVAFAQGLKARGGRLALALGGDVVGVRMYRSYTDSVEGFGKNAFSVHGRSHMLMAASFSWHLAAYTLPWLLPARGRPGVWVWRAATVLERSLVNLLTGRRTATDLAEGLLGPVTPLLTLPVYLRAMRRRVTWKGRAYEQ; encoded by the coding sequence GTGAGGTGGGCCCTCTCGGCGTTGCTGACCGCTTTTTTCGGATACAAGGCGGCGTCGCTGCTCGTCAATGCCTTCGCGTTTCCCCGCCTTGAGGCACAGCCCACGCCTGCTGGTGCGGCCCGCGTTTCCCTGCTCGTGCCCGCGCGGAACGAGTCGCACAATCTTCCCCACCTGTTGCCGGGACTGCTCGCGCAGGGGGCAGGTGAAGTGATCGTGCTGGACGACGCCAGCACGGACGGCACGGCGCAGGTGGCGCGCGCCCTGGGGGCGCGGGTGAGAGCAGGCCGCCCCCTGCCCCCCGGCTGGCACGGCAAACCCTGGGCCTGTCAGCAACTGGCGGAGGCAGCGAGGGGGGAGGTCTTGATCTTCACCGACGCGGACGTGCGCTGGCACCCCGGCGCACTTGGGGCGGTGCTGCGCGAGCTGGAGCGCTCGGGCGCGGACCTGCTCAGCGTTTATCCCCGGCAGCAGAACGTCAGGCCCGGCGAGCGGCTGCTGACCCCGCTGGTGGACGCGGTGCTGCTCACGCTGCTGCCCGCGCCACTGCTGCGTCTGCCGCAGCGCAGCGCCTCGGCGGCAAATGGGCAACTCATGGCTTTTCACCGCGCCGCCTACGAATGGGTGGGGGGGCACAGCCTGGTGCGTGAGGCGCTTCTGGAGGATGTGGCTTTTGCCCAGGGCCTCAAGGCGCGGGGCGGGCGGCTGGCCCTCGCGCTGGGCGGGGATGTGGTGGGCGTGAGGATGTACCGCAGTTACACCGACTCGGTGGAGGGTTTTGGCAAGAACGCCTTTTCGGTCCATGGGCGCTCACACATGCTGATGGCCGCCTCGTTCTCGTGGCACCTGGCTGCCTACACCTTGCCCTGGCTGCTGCCCGCGCGGGGAAGGCCGGGGGTGTGGGTGTGGCGGGCCGCGACGGTGCTGGAGCGCTCGCTGGTCAACCTGCTCACCGGGAGGCGAACGGCCACCGATCTGGCCGAGGGACTGCTCGGCCCGGTCACGCCTCTGCTCACGCTCCCCGTGTATCTTCGCGCCATGCGGCGGCGGGTGACGTGGAAGGGCCGGGCCTACGAACAATGA
- a CDS encoding lysophospholipid acyltransferase family protein, translating into MSRPDPVAALVRASIRGSLRKHLGGVWVRGTWPPGGAVLAPNHGSWWDGYVLRELAWVVGADFRVTMTARQLSRFPFLRRLGALGAGEVRPAARAAEAGAWVVIFPEGTLQPPGRVAPLQPGAAWVARASGVPLVPVALRVVLRGRQFPEAYVRFGPPVEEADLRGALAHELAALDADLSAVDPERPLGGYLRILRGRESDQERLDLPSRLLVRLSGDR; encoded by the coding sequence GTGAGCCGCCCGGACCCGGTGGCGGCCCTCGTCCGCGCCAGCATTCGCGGCAGCTTGCGGAAGCATCTGGGGGGCGTGTGGGTGCGGGGCACGTGGCCGCCGGGCGGCGCGGTCCTGGCCCCCAACCACGGTTCGTGGTGGGACGGGTACGTGCTGCGCGAACTGGCATGGGTGGTGGGCGCGGATTTTCGCGTCACCATGACCGCACGCCAACTCTCGCGCTTTCCCTTCCTGCGGCGCTTGGGGGCGCTTGGTGCGGGCGAGGTCCGGCCCGCCGCGCGTGCGGCAGAAGCGGGGGCCTGGGTGGTCATTTTTCCCGAGGGTACGCTCCAGCCGCCTGGTCGCGTGGCCCCGCTGCAACCCGGCGCGGCCTGGGTGGCGAGGGCGTCGGGGGTGCCCCTCGTGCCTGTCGCGCTGCGGGTGGTCCTGCGGGGACGGCAGTTTCCAGAGGCGTATGTGCGCTTCGGCCCGCCTGTGGAGGAGGCGGACCTGCGGGGGGCGCTCGCGCACGAACTTGCCGCGCTGGACGCCGATCTCTCTGCGGTCGATCCTGAGCGGCCACTGGGGGGCTACCTGCGGATCCTGCGCGGGCGCGAGAGCGATCAGGAGCGGCTGGACCTGCCCAGTCGTCTCCTCGTGCGGCTGTCGGGGGACAGGTGA